DNA from Methanomassiliicoccus luminyensis B10:
AGGGTGAAGTCCTTGCATGTCGCCCGGAGGAAGTCCACCGGCCTCTCCCTCAGATGGTCCAGGCCGATGCCGCCGCTCACCTTCCCGTCCTTGCAGGAGATGATCTCGGAGGGACCGAACCCCATGAACGAGTACGCCACGGTCTTGGCGCCTCCCACGGCGGACTCGAGCATGAAGGAGCTCTTGAAGCCGGGGCGCAGGCGCCTGTAAGCTTCGAAGGGAGGGAGAGCGAGATCGAGCCTCTGGAGCTTGATATCGATGGGTTCCATGATTCTCCCGTACAACATTACACATATATAATCAATATTGAACGTATTAGTACACTTTAACATTTGAACGCATGAGCAGGGCCGATATACCCGGAACGCCGTTGGCGGGAACATGAAGGTCGTCGCGTTCAACGGGAGCCCCCGCCGGACCGGGAACACCAACCGGGCGCTGGAGATCGCGCTGGAAGAGCTGAGGAACGAGGGCATCGGGACCGAACTCGTTCAAATGGGCAGCGAGGACTTCGCCCCCTGCCAGGCCTGCTACGCTTGCCAGGCCAACAAGAACCGCCGGTGCAAGATTAAGACCGACAAGGTCAACGAGTGGGTGGAAAAGATCGCCGCGGCGGACGGCGTCATCATCGGCTCCCCGGTGTACTTCGGCAGCATGAACGGGCAGACCAAGGCCTTCATCGACCGGGTCGGGCTGGTCGGACGGGTCAACGGCGACCTCTTCGCCAGGAAGGTGGGGGCGGCGGTGGCGGTGAACCGCCGGGCCGGATCTCTCGCCACTTTCCACGAGATCAACGACTTCTTCTTGATCGGCCACATGGTCGTCATCGGTTCGAGCTACTGGAACGTGATCAACGCTCACAAGCCCGGGGACACGGACGCGGACACCGAGGGACAGGAGATCATGAGGAACCTGGGGAAGAACATGGCGTGGGTGCTAAAGAAGCTGAATGGGTAAATCGCATGAAATGTCAGCGGATTACACTTCTGCTTGACGGCGATCTGGGGATGCCAGGAGAGGATAAATTCAATTCGTAGTCGCCAATCCAACACCTCAGAAGGATCTAGGGACTGATCTGGAATGCATTGGTTATAAATCTAGGAATTCCAAAATCTTAAATATTTAAAACAAGTTTGTATTCTTCTGAGAATACGGGGTAATGAAGTATTCTCTAATAATTAACGAAAGGAGGTGGATGAATGGCGAAAAAGATTGAATTGGGCCTTGAGCTTTCTGGACAGGATGCCAAGGATTTCCATGAATACATTAAAAATCCAAAATATCCACCACATGGTGTGCAAATGTTAAAACGTGCCTTGGAGTTATCCAAGGAGCGTGCAGGAAAGAAGAAGTGAACTGCCAATCGCCGAAGTTTTAACAGGCGCTCACAACCTTGGTGATTTTTCTTCAGAAAACAACGAGCTTACTGCTTATTTAAAAGAGAACGCTCTCGAAGAGCAGCGAGAGAAGACCTCTACTACTCATGTTCTCCTCGATGATAGCAGAGATATAATCGGCTACTTTACATTACTGAACGATTCAATCCGGGTCGCCAATATCAACGAAGAAGATAAGGTTGAAGGCTATTCTTACGGAGCATATCCCGCAGTGAAAATTGGACGACTAGCTGTACACAAGGATTATGCAAGGAAGGGCCTGGGCACTTTCATGCTCTCACTATCTGTCAGCTACATTTTTGACATTCACAGGTACTCAGGTTGTAGGATGGTGACCGTCGACGCAAAGAAAGGGGCTGAGGGTTTTTACGAAAAGTTTGGCTTTAGGAAGACGACCGTAAAAGGCAAAGACAACGAGACTGTAAAAATGTATATGGACATCGCGGCCTTCCTAATGGCTCACGATAACGGGTGATTCATGGGCAGTGTGCTCAACACAAACCGCAAGTCTATTTTCTTGATGGGACATTACTTCAATGGATCATAATGTCCGACCGCCGAGAGACTATCAGGGAGAAGCTGGGCCTGGTGCATGTGTACACCGGCGACGGGAAGGGGAAGACCACCGCTGCTCTGGGATTGGCGATGAGGGCCATCGGCAACGGCCTGAACGTCGCCATGGTGCAGTTCATGAAGTCACCGGAGCAGTACGGGGAGTGGGAGATGTCCGACCACATCGATAACTTTCTATTGCTGCCGATGGGCCGTTCCTGCCTGGTCGAGCCGGGAAAGCCCGAGAAGGACGATGTCGAGGCGGCCGAGGCCGCACTGAGGAAGGCCGAGGAGATCCTGTGCTCCGGTAAGTACGACCTGGTGATACTTGACGAGGTCAATGTAGCCTCCGCCTGGAAGCTCATCCGGAAGGAAGATGTGGTCAGCCTCGTGAAAGGTCGCCCGCCCAACGTCGAGATCGTACTGACCGGCCGCTACGCTCCGGAGGAGTTCATCGACCTCGCCGACCTGGTCACCGAGATGCGGCTCGTAAAGCACCCCTTCCAGAGAGGGATCCCGGCCCGGGCCGGAATAGAACGTTGATCAGCGGAACAGCGTGAGCAGGAACACCAGATCCTCCACCGCGTCCACGGCGTGGCGCTGCTCCTT
Protein-coding regions in this window:
- a CDS encoding flavodoxin family protein — encoded protein: MKVVAFNGSPRRTGNTNRALEIALEELRNEGIGTELVQMGSEDFAPCQACYACQANKNRRCKIKTDKVNEWVEKIAAADGVIIGSPVYFGSMNGQTKAFIDRVGLVGRVNGDLFARKVGAAVAVNRRAGSLATFHEINDFFLIGHMVVIGSSYWNVINAHKPGDTDADTEGQEIMRNLGKNMAWVLKKLNG
- the cobO gene encoding cob(I)yrinic acid a,c-diamide adenosyltransferase, with translation MSDRRETIREKLGLVHVYTGDGKGKTTAALGLAMRAIGNGLNVAMVQFMKSPEQYGEWEMSDHIDNFLLLPMGRSCLVEPGKPEKDDVEAAEAALRKAEEILCSGKYDLVILDEVNVASAWKLIRKEDVVSLVKGRPPNVEIVLTGRYAPEEFIDLADLVTEMRLVKHPFQRGIPARAGIER
- a CDS encoding GNAT family N-acetyltransferase, with translation MQERRSELPIAEVLTGAHNLGDFSSENNELTAYLKENALEEQREKTSTTHVLLDDSRDIIGYFTLLNDSIRVANINEEDKVEGYSYGAYPAVKIGRLAVHKDYARKGLGTFMLSLSVSYIFDIHRYSGCRMVTVDAKKGAEGFYEKFGFRKTTVKGKDNETVKMYMDIAAFLMAHDNG